The Aspergillus luchuensis IFO 4308 DNA, chromosome 6, nearly complete sequence genome segment GGGGCTGATGGCGAGGGGAAACATTCTGAGAGCTCTGGCCGGGCTGTTCTCTTGTGTTTGAGAAGTTGGTGTTATCATAGTTGTTGTCCATTTGTGGGCCAGATTTCTCAACGCCGCTCGACTGGAATCCGGCAACTGTCGGCGTCGAAACATTGGTGCCATATGATAAGTCGGTTGAACCCGGCGTGTTGTATTGAGACTGGTGAAACGGTGTCGCGTGCTGCGTAGGTTGTTCCCTTGTGTTGCGTAAATATTGTTTCTGGGTCGGGTTTATAGCACCCTGGGCGTAAGGGCCAGTACTAGGTGAGGTTCCAGAAGTACGGTCGTATCGATCGCCGGTAGCACTCCGATCAAGGGAGTCAGTGATACTGCTTGGGTGGCGATTTTCGGATTGCCTGGTGTGGTTCGCATTGTTGTAGGTACTGACGTTGGGACTGAGGTCTGTCGCGCTTGTACCGAAGGCACGTTCGGTTGCTTCGACATTGTAAGAAGGATCATCAATGGGGTTCATGATGTTGGCCATTTTCGAAAGTCAAATCAGAGATGTACACGAGCGTCTTGTTATATCAGGGTTTGAGTCGGAGTTGAGGCGGGAAATATAAACATATacactagatatatataattgatTGTCTTGTGGAAATTGTCCATTGGTATGGTCTGAAGGCATGACCGTTTAAGTatttcctcaacctcccctGCGTAGTGCGTGAGATGACGTCGATAGTAGTAGGCTATCTTGATTAAACCTGTAATAATCATGATATCCCACGATGAGCTTTTACGTAGTTGTGGATGTCGATCCAGACAGGGACCATGACGTAAGTGGTAAACGATTCGCTATTGATCGGTCCAAAGTACTAGTTAACAATTTCAAAAATTTATCAGTGAATACTAGCCACGGTGAAACAACATCATCCTAAAAAAAGTATTACTGTCTAAATGTGGGGATTAACTCTAGCATGCTGTCATAGCTCCTGAGCTCACTTATCGACGTTGGGTTTCCATGGCCCCCTCCCTACAAACGGGATCGGGATGACGTGCATAGTAGTAGACTATTTCATAGTATTATGTACCTTCATGTACTCCACAATGTGATGGAAAGGACATCTCGAAAGCCGAGATTGGAATAACCATCAATCAGAAGGTTGTAAAAAGTACAATAATTATTAGACTAACCAACCATCAGAGTCAATTACTTTGTAAGTAGGTAATGAAAGAGTCTGAAAGCCACAAGTATAGTTCTTTGGTAAGTAAACCCCTGCCCTTGCTGTACTAGACCTGTGAATGCGAAGAGTGAAGTGATACCTCACAACATTAGAAATCACAGAAATTGGGGAAGTTTGATTGTAATAGAGGTTAGTGGTTAAATCATGCCAAAAGAAGTAGGTACGTATGGATCCACCCAACGCACGTACGTAGTAGCACACACGCGCGGCGCGCCTGGTTTCCCGCCAAAACAACGGGACGCGCAAAAACCTCCATGGTGATTGCGACTGTTTGCAATCTACTAACAACCTCCCCTGTTCGTCAAATACAACACAGACCCATTCTCGAACTTGTCGCATACGTATCGCTTGTACACACCGTATTATCTCAGATTATACCTATTTCGAAGCCACAGAGGACACTCTGTAGGCGTTATCTGCCTACACAAAGTCCCGTTCCATATACAGGTCCTTCGTGTGGTTGAGCAAGGCACAGCACCAAATACAGGCCCGCCTTCCCTCCACTTCGACCTTATCACTCACAAGTCTCTACAGTTCTAGACACAAATCGCAGAATGCCGAGACCGCCCACAAAACGCAATCGCTTGACATCTAAGGCTCCGCCAGCCGCCGAGAATGATAGTCAACAGGGCCCCGGACGGCATGGCATAGCCTCAAAAGCAAATACCACGTCCACAGAAAATGCAAACCAGATCATCACGGATTTTCCTGAGGTGGACCAAAGCGGCCAAGCCTCGGAAATCAGGCGGCAATTGAGGAACCAGACGCCTTTAACGAGAGCACAAGAACACGCGATCGAGTCCTCGCCCATTGGGGACCGTGAGACCACAGGCAGTCGCCCGGCTACGAGAGCTCGAGGGTACTCATCAACCCTCTCTGTTGTCGGGAGAAAGGGCGATACAGGCTCTAAAGTCCCAGGAACTCCCGCATTTGAAAGCTCGATATTAAGTAACTTTAGAAGGAGGCCCCGGCAGCCAAGCATCATGCAGATGATGCAAGCAGAGGACGGTTCCTCTGaccttgatgatgatgatgatgttttcCTCGGTAGTTTGAGTCCGGAAGATGAGTCCACCCCTTTGAACCTCTCAAGGAGTAGGCCCCTCCCAATCCGACAAACTGCGTCACCATCGCCTAGGCATCCAACTCCGTCCAGTGACGGGTCGCGCAAGCGTAAACTGTCTGGCGAAACACCACATGCTTCTCAATCGGACTCGGAAGTTACCGAGAATTCTCCTGCCACATCGCCTACATCACAACGGCGACAAAGCGGGATTGGTGTGTCAGTTGGTCATACTCAATACCCGGATTCGCCTGGTGCACTCAGCCAAACGCTGGCCCCTCCCATGAGCAGCAGCCCGCCACTCAGCCCGACACATACGGAGTCACCACGTGGATCGGCCCAGCAGAAGCATATAGACAAGCCAGCTGAGCCGGCAACCACTAATAAGCTGGTCTTACCAACGTCAGCCCTTCAAGACAGGCTTTTACCTCGGAGAAACCGCTCACAACGTAAACGCTTTGGTATGGATGGTTCTGAGATCCGAGAAGATCCAATTGATGGCGATCAATCCGCCACTGAGcaggatgacgacgatgacgaatTGTACTACCTACCGTCCAAACAATCATCCCGGGCACCAAGAAAGCGCCTGGTGGAACAGAAATCTGCAAAAAGTACCAGGACTGTACAGGGGGCGCAACCAATGGCAGATAGTGTCGAAGGCCAAATACTAGGCGGCCAGCACCCTGCTGCTCAGCCGAATGCCACGGCCAAAAAGCCAGGAGATAAAAGAATGACATACAGAACTATGGGGCCTAATAAAGAGAACGAGCCGGTCGATACATCGCCTTTGTCATCCCCTTTATCGTCCCCGCCAGACTCAGAGGAGTCCGAGTCCGAATCCACTGCAGAGTCTACCCTGGGCAGCCATTTCCTTAGCGATGAATTGAGATTGCAAGCAAAGAAGTTTGCGGATGTTGATAAATGGGAGTTAGAATTCGAAGACGTGGCACCCGACAGCCAAGGCAGTGAAGTCTTCAGATAGCGGACACATCTATAATTGTTGCTCACGAGATTAGTTTCGATTAGTTATGGGATCAACTAGTTATCTAAGCGAATGGTCAGATTTGTCTGAGTAAGGAAGGAGATAGCCGCGCTATTGCGATGATAACCGGCAAGCAGAGTCCGCCAAATTAAACCCCGCAAATTGACCCCGCCGAATTCAAATTCTTCGACGCCCATGGTTTTCCCCCAACAGTCATTTGATTCGAGACCGCATTTGAACTTCCACTTGGAAATCCCAATCATGACTACCTTGGATTCCATTCTGGCAGGACGATACCCTGCCAAAGCCCATGCCCGCCGGGTTGCCGAGCGTCTTCAAGTGGGCGGCTCTGCCCAGCATGGGATTATTTACCTTGAAGCACAGAAAACTCGACTTATCGAGGATAATGATGAGGCGATGCACTTCAGGTATGGCAGCTTATATTTACTCTGTTCCGATGCTCTCCTGTTGCCGCTTGATCACTTAAAACTTGCAAAGCTAATCAAGCTTCATGGCCCAGACAACGCCGatcctttttttatttgtcGGGCTGCCCGCTCCCAGATTCGTCTCTGATCTACAACATTGACTCTGATAAATTGACCCTGTTCATCCCGCCAATTGACCCGGAGGATGTGATCTGGTCAGGCCTTCCCATGTCTGTTGCAGAGGCACTGAGACTCTACGACGTTGACCAAGTGCTATACACTACCGATGTAAATGCCACGTTGGCCTCGATCGCCTCAAATGGAAATGGTAACTCTGTTGCCTTTGCCATCGAGGGCCAGATTACAGAAGGAATCAAATTCGACGGCTTTCACGAAACCAATACCTCGGTATTGAAGGGAGCCATCGACAGCACGCGTGTGGTCAAAGATGAGTATGAGATCGCGCTCTTGAGAAAGGCAAATGACATTTCCGCAAAGGCGCATATTGCTGCCATTGAAGCATCCAAGACCGCCACCAATGAGCGTGAGATCGAGGCGGCTTTCATCGCAACCTGTATTGCCAATGGTGCCCGTGATCAAGCTTACCATCCCATCGTTGCCTGTGGCCAGAACGGAGCCACTCTTCACTATGGAAGAAATGATGACAACTTGGATGATCCAGCCACCAAGCAGAGGAAATCTAGCGTTCTTATCGATGCTGGGGCGGAGTACCGAACATACTGTGCTGACATTACGCGTGTTTTCCCTCTGGGTGGAAAATTTACCTCGGAAACACAGGAAATCTACAAAATTGTGCTACAGATGCAGTTGGAGGCTATTGCAATGTTGAGAGAAAATGTGCAGTGGGAAGATGTCCATGCGCATGCCCATCGCATTGCAATCAAGGGCTTGCTAAAATTGGGAATCCTACGTGGCTCTGAAGACGAATTGTTCGAGAAGAGGATTAGcgtcgccttcttcccccatgGCCTAGGCCACTACCTGGGCATGGACACCCACGATACTGGTGGTAACCCGAACTATGCAGATAAAGACGCCATGTTCAAGTATCTACGCGTGAGGGGCCGTTTACCCGCGGGATCAGTTATCACTGTTGAACCAGGTGTAAGAATTCCTCACCCTTCTCGATCTTTTACTTGCTAAATAATCCTTTAGATCTACTTTTGCCGGTTTATCATTGATCCGTACCTTACCTCCCCCGAGACCAGCAAATACATCGACACGAATGTCCTTGAGAAGTATTGGAATGTTGGAGGAGTACGCATTGAAGATAATGTGCACATTACTCAGCAGGGTTACGAGAATCTGACCACAGCGCCAAAAGCTATAGAAGAAGTGGAGGTTCTAGCCACTTAGGGATTATCTGATGTATTCATGGTTATGGCTATCTTGCTCTTCATAGTCCAGGAGATAAACCACACAGTTTAGAGAGCCCTGTAAAGATTGACTTTCGCCACGTACTGATTTCAGTAAATATACATCATACGTTGATAGGTAACCAGCAGAAGACCAGGAATGGTAGTAACTTCGATGGTAGCAAATCACGACTCGGAAAATTCCCGGAAATATGCCTCCGGACAGCTGCATAGAGCTGGCATCTGGATGGGCACCAGAGGCAAAGATACTCGAGATTGGTAGAAGTACCATAGTCGCACTGAGCCCTGGGATAAAGTGCGATATAGCTGAAGGTTGCTTGTGAGGCAATGCTAAGATCTCGTTGGCGATAGATCGTGGGTAATTAGGCGAGTTCTCATGTTATACAAAATGACGATGTACCGCTTTGGCTTTCTGCTTGGAGCCGTGCAGAGGGTTGCGTCATTCTTGTCCCCCCTTATCCGGTGTAGGATTCAATCAAATCTCTGAAATTTTCGTTTACTATAGCCCACTCCGAAGTCGTTTCCGTCCGCTTCCTTTCACGGCCGACTCAGACTCAGCCTTGTCCTGGGCACGCTTCTCCTTCTGATCGAGGACAAGACTAAGAACATCGAAGCTGAATTGGGGAACCTCAATACACAGCTTTCGGAATTCCTCTTCAGCCTCGTGGCGGAGAATGTGGCTCCTCAGGGCCCAGAAGGTGGCCACTGGCTTTCGAATAGTAACATCGTCGACCGGAGTGTTCATGTAGACATAGCGAGCATATGCGATCTCTCCATGCGAGGTGCTGTTGATACGGTGAATCTTTGAGTGTGCTAGTGTTTTGAGCGCAGGGATCCCCAACTTGTCGGCCAAGGTGTATACTCGCGCATGCTTCAACAATTGTTCGCCACTATCGTCTATTTCGCCGGAGACTGCTTCTTGTTCGGTAGGTGTTTCAAGCTGGGAGGCCGAATAATCGCGGGTATACTGAAATTGGAGGAAATAACCAAAGGCTTCCACATTCTCCTCAGGAAGCTCAATGCGACGCTATCCGATATCAGAGCGCGGCTATGCAGAAGAGTAAATCGCATCAATTACTTACAGCGCTCGATTCACCCAAGGCAGTGACCTTCTCCGCAAGAATAGGCGACTCCAAAAGCAAACTTTGATGTGCCGACAAGCTAGTCTTGCTCTCTCCAGTTCCGACGACCAGTTCCACGATAGGTGACTTCAGGAAGCTGATATACTGTAAGTTCAAAGGTCATATAGAGAGACAGAACATGCAGGCGCGGATATCAAATAATTGGATTGAAGAAATGATACGGGCCCTTACTCAAGGAATTGGAAGCCAGGGTTTTTCTTGGGGAGTGCTGGTGCCGTTTCTGGCTCAGCTGCGCCCGCGTCTGGTAGATCGATGTCTTCAGTGGAGTCTGCCTGGCGTTCGTTCACTCCACTTGAAGGCGCAGTTACATCGACATCACGGTCGCCAGTTTTCTGTGTAGGGTACGTGCTTTCGCTTTCGTTTCCGACGTTCGAAGAGGTCTCCGGCGCGCCCACTTGAACCTGAGGCGCGTCCATAATCTCGTAGAAACTCAGATGCGCGTTGGGATATGAAGTTCCAGCTACTGCGGCTGGAcaaagaaggaagggataGGTATTTGAGAGGACAATCAATCTGCGGCTGAGCAGCAGAGACACAAATGTCTCAACAAGACGGATAGTAGGATGAAACGAGCGGTTGTCTATGACAGGAACACAACAGTGTCAATCTTATCCGTTAGTACCTAGTTCACCTACTACTttggtactagtagtactgatATGGTAAGGTACGGTTAGCAAGCTAAGCTAGGCCTGAAAGGGACTTTTGATAAACATGCAAAGTAGGTTCCTTTACAGTAAATGAAAACAACATAGTAGTCATTTCCCGACTTGTTCAGTCTGAGACATCCATTTGCTAGTACGTAAAAAAAATatgcaaaaaaagaaaagagagactaCCTTTGCGctgtagatagtagatagggTAGGCCACGGCTCAATGGTCCCTAGTACATGGCTTACCGTGCAATTGAATCGAATTTGGTGGATTCGGGTTCCACTTGGGAAGGTCTTCTCCAATCTCCATAGTAAGGACTCCGTGCGGACTCCGTACCTGCATGGTAGGCAAAATCAGGCATTTAGCAGCGACTGAGTTCCACGCTATACaactctactccgtacaaTTCATTGCCACACAAGAATTATTAGTAGCACTCGTACTAGTTATACGTACCGGGTCAACGGTAGTTACTCCCTTGCAATggttagtagtactagtagcccCTTCTGCTGCCAAAATGACTACTCTGTTACTTCTTTTGAAGAAGACGTGAAGTCTTAGTCCTCGAGGACCCGTCTCTAATTGACAGAAAGGTCTATCATCTACAGTAAATCATTGAAGCGATGtgattatagatatatagaaatacAGAGATATgtatatagagagagagaaagagagcgaaagagagagagacttGTATAGGTAAACACATCTTAACACCAAGAGTAAGTCCAGTTATACACTGGGTACAAAAGGGTATAGACAGCAaaggaaggcggaggaggtaatacatagtagtatcatcatcaagtgCGGGGCAGGAATGTCTTGGAACGTGAATGTAACAGAAATTAAGAAAGAGACCCAACTTGGGAAGAGACCCGACTCTTCCGCCCGCAGAAATCGGGTTGATAGGATGGTTTCCCCTAGTAGTCCCCTCTAAGTAGCTAAGCTAAAAATCCCACCCGAATTAaatacaataataataaaagaacaGTAGGAGGATAAGTAGtgaaagaattttttttttctttacgcTCTCTTTTCCATCCAGTCGTCCGGCCGGTAATATAAGAGGGGCACATGCAACCTACTATTCCTTTCACTTTGTTCTGGCGGATTAGCTCCCCACGAGTTCCCAGCTTTACCGGTCTGAAGGCCAACGTCAACTTCTCGACTCAAGTCCGGTGGTCTCTTCGACTGCCCCAGATTCACAGACGTAGTATGGCGACTAGCATCAACCCCCCCAGGGATCCTAATACCCTGAGCAACTATAACAACTGGATATGCACCCACATCACTGCCAACTTCGACATCCTTTTTGATCAGAAAAAGCTCGTGGGTAATGTCATCCACAAGCTCAAGTCAACTACCAACGGTGATTCGAAAGAGATTATTTTGGACTCTAACCATGTCACAATCGGAGACGTCAAAATCGACGGCAAGCCTTCTGACTGGGAGCTTCTCCCTCCGTTGGAACCTTACGGCTCTGCCTTGAAGATCAAGCTCGATCAGGGAGTGAACTTGGACGAAACCATTGACGTTGAGGTACATCTGAAATTCCGAATACCCAGATATCTTCCTCGCTGTTACCTGGCCTAACACTGCAGACCATTAGATCTCCGTTCAGACTACTGAAAAGTGTACCGCACTCCAGTGGCTGACCCCGGCTCAAACATCCAACAAGAAGCATCCATACATGTGTAAGCCAGTTCAGCCCTTCTTCCGCCCAGTATCTGTCAGAATTACTCAGACCAGGCGTGATTGTTGAACTCATTGGAGCTGCTTACAAGAGTTCAATCTAGTTTCCCAGTGCCAGGCGATCCATGCACGATCCATATTTCCCTGCCAGGATACGCCGGATGTTAAGAGTACCATCGACTTCAACATCTCGTCCCCCCTCCCTGTGATTGCTAGTGGCTTGCCTGTTCGGGATGGCCTGGGGGTCTCGAAATCTGAGGGCAGATCTCTGTACCAGTTCCATCAACGTGTCCCAATCCCGAGCTACCTCTTCGCTCTAGCCAGCGGGTAAGCCTGTCATCTAACCACTAATTTCGCATCAGTTGGCTCACGAATGACAGTGACATTTCAGAAGCTCCAATTGGACCCCGCAGTGTTGTGGCCACCAGCCCCGACAAGGTTCAGGAATGCCAGTGGGAGCTCGAAGCAGATACGGAGAAGTTTATCGGTGCAATCGAGGTTTGTGAGCCGCCTGGTGCAATGGACATCTCTGACCAAGACAGAAAATCGTATACCCTTACGCCTGGGGCGAGTATAATGTCCTGATTCTCCCACCAAGCTTCCCTTACGGAGGAATGGAAAATCCCATCTTCACGTTTGCCACTCCCAGTATTATTTCTAAGGTATGTATAGGAACTGTCTTGTGCAATGAAATGCTGTCTGATGCTAAATGAGACGGGTTAGGACCGAGAAAATATCGATGTCATTGCCCACGAACTCGCGCACAGCTGGAGCGGCAACCTCGTGACCAATGCATCCTGGGAACATTTCTGGCTGAACGAAGGCTGGACTACCTATCTAGAGAGGCGGGTAAGCTTGTTTTCCCTGCCCCTTCCCGCCGGCTGAGGCAGCTaatcctttctttttgctgACAACGCTTTAGATTCTAGCTGCCGTGTGAGTTTAGCATCATGTCTTGCCGCTGTAACCAGTTACTAATCGAAACTAGACATGGGGAGGCATATCGACACTTCTCCGCCATTATAGGTTGGAAAGCACTCGCTGACTCCGTGGAGCATTTTGGGCATGACCACGAGTTCACTAAATTGATCACGGACCTCAAGGGCAAGGACCCCGATGATGCTTTCTCCAGCATCCCCTACGAGAAAGGATTtaacttcctcttccacctgGAAACACTTGTAGGAAAGCAGAAATTCGACCGCTTCATCCCTCACGTGCGTTACCTAGGGCTCATAAGCAAACCGAACCTACTGACTTAATTTTGATCTTTTAGTACTTTACGGTGTTCAAGGGGAAGTCACTAGACTCCTACGAGTTCAAAGCGACTCTCTTGGATTTCTTTGACGCTGACGCAGAAGCGTCTAAACTATTGAATGATCTCGACTGGGATACCTGGTTCTATGCCCCTGGGCTACCTCCGAAGCCTCAGTTCGATACATCACTTGTTGACGTTGTTTACGAACTTGCCCAGAAGTGGAAGTCCCTTCCGGAGACCTCCTTCAAGCCGCAGCCCAGCGACATCGAGAACTTGAGTGCAAACCAGATCGTCGTCTTTTTGGAACAAATGCTCCTCCTTGAGCAGCCGCTTACTCCTGAGCTGTCGAAGCTCATGGGCGAAGTTTATGGACTTTCCAAAAGTGAGAACATAGAAGTCGCCAATTTGTATTTCCAGGTGGGCCTGAAAGCTGGCGATGAGAGTGTTGTCGACCCTGCGACCGAACTACTAGGCAGAATTGGAAGAATGAAGTTTGTGAGACCATTGTAAGCTGCCTTGCACCGAAAAGACAATTTATGGCGCTGACAGAGCAACCAGGTTCCGGAGTTTGCAGAGAGTCAATCGTGAGGTTGCAGTCGCAACTTTCGAGAAGCACAAGGACTTCTACCACCCTATATGCCGAGCAATGGTCGAGAAGGATCTCTTTGGAAAGAGGGACGTCTAGCAATATAAACGAACCCATGGCACCCTGACTGATTTACATAATGGACCAAAAAAAATCAACTTAAACTCATACCTGAAATAATCTTCCAGCAATGTCAACTACGCTTATTAGCCACGATAGTGATAGCAAATAAACAATTACTTCTCCACAATACATGGAATCATGCAAGTTCAAGCCCAATATGATACATTATAATCAGTAGACATGATAGTTATACGTACAAAGGGCGAACACAAGAACGCCGACGGGTAGTTTCTAGCTTACAATGTCACCGCTTGCTATCGACCATCTTCTGATCGACTTCGGAATGAGAGAAAATACCCGGCTTCCCGTTCCTTTGCCGGTCCAGTTGGAAGACCAAGTCCGCTTCGTGCACCTGATTGAGTTCGGAAAGTACTCGCCGCATATACGCAACGACCTGAGCTATCTTCGACCAATCCAAGTCCTTGCCGTCTGGTGCAGTATGGCTCGCCTTCCAGAGGTTTCTCCAAACGGCAGCTCCCAGCACTGCATCTCCCTTAATTAGGCCTTCATCGTAGGCTGCCAAAACACCGCGCCATTGGATAAAAAGATCCTTGAGGAACTTATTGCGTATACCGCGGCTCGTCAACCCGTGAAGCACATCCATGCGATGCTCGGCACTATGTGAGAAGTGGTCGATCAAATGGCGGGAGTAGGTTTGAAGGCTATCGTGCGACGGCAACGCGCGCAACCGGACCGTCAATAAGTACATGTGCAGGAATGTAACCTGCGACCATGTCGAGAAAGTAGGAACGAGACCCAATtctggtggatgatgctcGTTAGCCACGCACCCCAAGGTACCACGTCACATCATCTATAAAGATGAAGGCACCTAAGTAAACTTACCTTCATACCACCATCCTTCACCTACTCCCAAGTCTTCCCCGGCACTTGTCTTGGGAACCTGAGCTCCTTTTTGAGACAACTGAGGTATCTTGTAGTCTGCTTGTTTGGAGCAGGCCTCGAATAGCTTCTGTGTCATTCCGTAGGCGACGTAGGTCTCTGCTGCAGTACCAGGGCGCGGCCCGATCGCGCGAGCTAGCTGGGAAGAATTTCGCCGACTTTGCGAAGGAAGAGCGAAGCATGAGGCCAGCGGTTGTTGCTGATGGCTAGTGCAGCGGTGAGATACCGAGGGCTTCGAAGCATGAATCGATGTTAGAAGTGACTGATTATACGCCTGTACCTAATGTTATTGCCTTGTCAGACGAAACGTTATTCATATTGTCCTCTGTGCCAGAAGAGGCCGTACCTGAGGCCGCGGGCATTGAAAATTGTAGAGCCCCCGAAGGGACAGGTTCTTCGGGCCTGCGGAAGGCATTGTTGATTGTCTGTATAGCACAACCCCCTAATTGGTTCTAGCCACGGCTTATACCCGTTTGGATCGTACGGGGCCTTGTTGCGTTAAGATGTTAGATGGGGATCTTCCTTGATTACAATCCGAAAACTTGAGACTGCTCCATACTCCGGAGGAAGCTAGAAGCCCGCGAGATCAATGATGTTTGCACTGTTTGCCGCCAAGCGTTCCCAGTTCATCTAACTAGCTAGTACGTCACGACTACTTCTTATCAACTACGATCCCTACCATATTTAGTGGAATGTGACAAGCATAGGTAGGAGCGCGGTTTTAGGCCATGAGCAGGATTGTCGAGAGTCTCCAGAAGGATAGTAAATAACCATTCTGTCTATATCACCTACCCCATTACTATGACGCTCTTTCGTAAACAAGGCCATGGTATATGAGCTCTACCATGATAGTATCGTCATATATCATTCAACGTGAATCGCCGGGCTTCGATCGATACTATCCCTAAGGGCCTGTCTCACTGAGTAAAGATTATCGCAACCAGGTCACCGCGCGTGGTATTGCCTCGACCGCGTACTTCATTTATCCAGACTACTGCTGGCATGAGTTGCCCTGAGTAGCACTGAAGCGACTCAAATTACTGAAGCAGGCGGCATAAATCTATGTGGTGAGATAGAGCGGTCATCCATATTCCGGTTGCACTTCCTACAACCAGTTGGAGCCGTGACTGTGGGTTGGGCCTCAGTGCGTGGTAGATGGGGGTAGACTGTGGTAGTGAGTATCCATTGTATTGGTGCTTCATTCGTTGAGAGCCACCCTCTCTAAGCGCTTTTCGACAAGCGGGAGGATTTCCGAAAGCCTGTTAGGGTCTCTCATGACGGCCGGCACATCGTCCCTGGTCGCTGCTAAGGTCTGAAGACTGATTAGTTCCCTGAGCCACTCAAATTGGATCTAGTACCCGAAATCAGAGAATGCGACAAGCTTACCCGTCTTACCGCCTCATATTCACATTCTCTAGACTGATACTCTCTGATGATCTCCATCTCATCGAAGTCAACGTAGACTCTCGTGTCCCGAAGCCGGAACAGAACGTTGTCTAGCCGCATGAAGAACCTcgcaaggagaagcagcCTAGACGGCATGACTCGAATCTTGCATGAAAACATAGTAATGCCGTTATCAGCAAGTTCATCCTCGTAAAGAATGACGTCGTCATAAAACAAGATAGGGTCGGGCCGCTTCAACAGTTCGATAGGGATGGGCTTCGTTGTTGCTATGAAAGGCCGACTCCCAGGTTTCACTGTGCCCGTGTAGTCCGTAGTGTAAGACCAATCGAAAGGTTTGACAACTTCTTTGATTCCTTCGTGAGTCTTCTCCCTAACAACCAGTCAGCCACAAATATGTGCGAGTTGACCTGTGAGGCAAGCAACGATGATGCAGTACCTGCTCTTCTGCCATTCTCTCGAGTACGCGACTTTGAGCATCGATGTACCAGTTTTGTCCACACGATCTAAGGCGTCGAAGGCGTTGAAAGCTATGCCCCACGGGCTTTGTTCATGTTCAATCGCAACAAAATTGTCACCGAAAATCATTTCTGGTGGGGTTATTCCTAGTTCTTTCGTCATTTCCTCAATTGGATCCGCCTTGAGTATTGGCAGTTTCTGAGTGATGATCTTGAATCCTTTAACCGTCACGGAATTGGGCTTCTGAAAGCTGGGCGAAGTTGCGGTACTCGCCATATTCGCTGACGCCGCGTTGCTACGTGAAGTCATGCTATATTATAATGAGTGGGTGGCAAGCGACAGTGATGGCATATACACAGGCAGGAGAGAGAATATGAGGATATGAAAGGAGtcagaaaagagagaatggGTCCTTTTGCTTCACAGGTATGCATCGTCGGCGTTCCCCATGCCGGCC includes the following:
- a CDS encoding TIP41 family protein (BUSCO:EOG092648XW;~COG:S;~EggNog:ENOG410PG32;~InterPro:IPR007303;~PFAM:PF04176;~go_process: GO:0043666 - regulation of phosphoprotein phosphatase activity [Evidence IEA]), encoding MTSRSNAASANMASTATSPSFQKPNSVTVKGFKIITQKLPILKADPIEEMTKELGITPPEMIFGDNFVAIEHEQSPWGIAFNAFDALDRVDKTGTSMLKVAYSREWQKSREKTHEGIKEVVKPFDWSYTTDYTGTVKPGSRPFIATTKPIPIELLKRPDPILFYDDVILYEDELADNGITMFSCKIRVMPSRLLLLARFFMRLDNVLFRLRDTRVYVDFDEMEIIREYQSRECEYEAVRRVSLSHSLISGTRSNLSGSGN
- a CDS encoding bifunctional aminopeptidase/epoxide hydrolase (COG:E;~EggNog:ENOG410PGFF;~InterPro:IPR014782,IPR016024,IPR027268,IPR038502, IPR012777,IPR001930,IPR015211,IPR034015,IPR042097;~MEROPS:MER0002281;~PFAM:PF01433,PF17900,PF09127;~go_function: GO:0008237 - metallopeptidase activity [Evidence IEA];~go_function: GO:0008270 - zinc ion binding [Evidence IEA];~go_process: GO:0006508 - proteolysis [Evidence IEA]) — protein: MQPTIPFTLFWRISSPRVPSFTGLKANVNFSTQVRWSLRLPQIHRRSMATSINPPRDPNTLSNYNNWICTHITANFDILFDQKKLVGNVIHKLKSTTNGDSKEIILDSNHVTIGDVKIDGKPSDWELLPPLEPYGSALKIKLDQGVNLDETIDVEISVQTTEKCTALQWLTPAQTSNKKHPYMFSQCQAIHARSIFPCQDTPDVKSTIDFNISSPLPVIASGLPVRDGLGVSKSEGRSLYQFHQRVPIPSYLFALASGDISEAPIGPRSVVATSPDKVQECQWELEADTEKFIGAIEKIVYPYAWGEYNVLILPPSFPYGGMENPIFTFATPSIISKDRENIDVIAHELAHSWSGNLVTNASWEHFWLNEGWTTYLERRILAAVHGEAYRHFSAIIGWKALADSVEHFGHDHEFTKLITDLKGKDPDDAFSSIPYEKGFNFLFHLETLVGKQKFDRFIPHYFTVFKGKSLDSYEFKATLLDFFDADAEASKLLNDLDWDTWFYAPGLPPKPQFDTSLVDVVYELAQKWKSLPETSFKPQPSDIENLSANQIVVFLEQMLLLEQPLTPELSKLMGEVYGLSKSENIEVANLYFQVGLKAGDESVVDPATELLGRIGRMKFVRPLFRSLQRVNREVAVATFEKHKDFYHPICRAMVEKDLFGKRDV
- the CBP3 gene encoding uncharacterized protein (COG:C;~EggNog:ENOG410PPQ1;~InterPro:IPR021150,IPR007129;~PFAM:PF03981) gives rise to the protein MPSAGPKNLSLRGLYNFQCPRPQVQAYNQSLLTSIHASKPSVSHRCTSHQQQPLASCFALPSQSRRNSSQLARAIGPRPGTAAETYVAYGMTQKLFEACSKQADYKIPQLSQKGAQVPKTSAGEDLGVGEGWWYEELGLVPTFSTWSQVTFLHMYLLTVRLRALPSHDSLQTYSRHLIDHFSHSAEHRMDVLHGLTSRGIRNKFLKDLFIQWRGVLAAYDEGLIKGDAVLGAAVWRNLWKASHTAPDGKDLDWSKIAQVVAYMRRVLSELNQVHEADLVFQLDRQRNGKPGIFSHSEVDQKMVDSKR